In one Maniola hyperantus chromosome 6, iAphHyp1.2, whole genome shotgun sequence genomic region, the following are encoded:
- the LOC117983105 gene encoding protein sprouty-like isoform X2, with translation MAGRRRRPGRLSRRRACTARAPPHRHAAAQPLKPVTAQPGAKRRVPTADSIVCEACGRCRCAQCARPRPLPSRWLCGSCLCSAEACVDYASCMCCAKALFYHCGSGEEEASEPCACGPRLACVAALAVPLPCLWLYWPLRGCAAAGAAAYARCRRAGCRCPEPPPLSSII, from the exons ATGGCGGGCCGGCGGCGCCGCCCCGGCCGCCTAAGCCGGCGGCGCGCGTGCACCGCGCGGGCGC cgccgcaccGACACGCCGCCGCGCAGCCGCTCAAGCCGGTGACGGCGCAGCCCGGCGCCAAGCGGCGCGTGCCCACCGCCGACTCGATCGTGTGCGAGGCGTGCGGGCGCTGCCGTTGCGCGCAGTGCGCGCGGCCGCGGCCGCTGCCGTCGCGCTGGCTGTGCGGCTCGTGCCTGTGCAGCGCGGAGGCGTGCGTGGACTACGCGTCGTGCATGTGCTGCGCCAAGGCGCTGTTCTACCACTGCGGGAGCGGCGAGGAGGAGGCGAGCGAGCCGTGCGCGTGCGGGCCGCGGCTGGCGTGCGTGGCGGCGCTGGCCGTGCCGCTGCCGTGCCTGTGGCTGTACTGGCCGCTGCGCGGCtgcgcggcggcgggcgcggccgCGTACGCGCGCTGCCGCCGCGCCGGCTGCCGCTGCCCCGAGCCGCCGCCGCTCTCCAGTATTATCTAG
- the LOC117983105 gene encoding protein sprouty-like isoform X1 codes for MDEYGGPAAPPRPPKPAARVHRAGAAGGAGGARQPAVSLLRPRPETERERNAYVEAPRRAPPAPPHRHAAAQPLKPVTAQPGAKRRVPTADSIVCEACGRCRCAQCARPRPLPSRWLCGSCLCSAEACVDYASCMCCAKALFYHCGSGEEEASEPCACGPRLACVAALAVPLPCLWLYWPLRGCAAAGAAAYARCRRAGCRCPEPPPLSSII; via the coding sequence ATGGACGAGTATGGCGGGCCGGCGGCGCCGCCCCGGCCGCCTAAGCCGGCGGCGCGCGTGCACCGCGCGGGCGCGgccggcggcgcgggcggcgcgcgccAGCCCGCCGTTTCGCTGCTGCGGCCGCGCCCCGAGACCGAGCGTGAGCGCAACGCCTACGTGgaggcgccgcgccgcgcgccgcccgcgccgccgcaccGACACGCCGCCGCGCAGCCGCTCAAGCCGGTGACGGCGCAGCCCGGCGCCAAGCGGCGCGTGCCCACCGCCGACTCGATCGTGTGCGAGGCGTGCGGGCGCTGCCGTTGCGCGCAGTGCGCGCGGCCGCGGCCGCTGCCGTCGCGCTGGCTGTGCGGCTCGTGCCTGTGCAGCGCGGAGGCGTGCGTGGACTACGCGTCGTGCATGTGCTGCGCCAAGGCGCTGTTCTACCACTGCGGGAGCGGCGAGGAGGAGGCGAGCGAGCCGTGCGCGTGCGGGCCGCGGCTGGCGTGCGTGGCGGCGCTGGCCGTGCCGCTGCCGTGCCTGTGGCTGTACTGGCCGCTGCGCGGCtgcgcggcggcgggcgcggccgCGTACGCGCGCTGCCGCCGCGCCGGCTGCCGCTGCCCCGAGCCGCCGCCGCTCTCCAGTATTATCTAG